In Lentilitoribacter sp. Alg239-R112, the genomic stretch ATGTGCAATTGAAGCGCGCGCGCCAGCGGCAATGGATGGTGGCATGGTACTTGTAAAAATAAATCCACTGGCATGACTGCGAATTGCATCAATAAGTGCCGACGAAGACGCAATATAACCACCAACTACACCGTAAGCCTTGGCAAGCGTTCCTTGAATGATGTCGATTTCATTGTTCAACCCTTCCCGTTCGGCTACACCCGCACCTGTAGGACCATACATGCCGACAGCATGGACCTCATCAAGATACGTCATCGCATTGTAACGCTTGGCAAGTTCAATAATTTTTGCGATCGGACCAATATCTCCATCCATGGAGTAAACTGATTCGAATGCAATTACCTTGCAACGCGACTTGGGCTGCTCCTTAAGTAGGTCCTCCAAATGATCAATGTCATTGTGTTTGAATATCTTCTTTTCTGATTTGCTGGCTGAAATACCCTGTATCATTGAAGCATGATTTTGATCATCAGACAGTATCAGGCAATCGGGCAATAATCGTCCAAGAGTAGATAATGTGGCTTGATTTGCGAGATAACCGCAACCGAAAACAAGCGCTTTTGGTTTTTCATGAAGTATGGAAAGCTCATGTTCCAATGCAATAATATCTCCATGATTACCCGAGATATTCCGCGTTCCACCAGAGCCAGCACCATGCAGGTCGATTGCTTCCTTCATCGCCTTTCTAACATTTGGATGCTGTCCCATTCCTAAATAATCGTTGGAACACCAAATAGAAATTTCCTTTGGTTCACCGTGAATAATTGCTTCTGAGTACGGGAAATGCCCAACTTGCCTATTATGCTCCTGAAAATGCCTGTAGCGCCCCTCTGCAATCAGTTCGTTCGTAGAACTCATCATATGGTCATCATAAATCGTGCCATTATTCTGGGCATGTACTTTTTGTAAATGGGGACGACTAGATAGATCGGATCTCATAATACCAGTTTCCGTTGGTCAGTTTTGCGCATAAGAAGATTCTAAAATTTTCTGAATTTGCGGTTGAATAGGATGGTCATCTGCAATGACCTGGCTAAGTTTTTGTAATTCTTCAACAGCTTCATTATTACGATTAAGTCTATGCAGGAGAAGGCCTTTATACCAAAGAGCTTCTAAAGTATCTGGGGCATGTTTCAGGACTGCTTCTGTATGATTGAGTAAAACTGAATTATCTCTGGTGCCATGATCAATCGCTACGCGCAAAAAATCCAAACGAAACTCCATATCGGTTGGAAATGCTTCTGTCGCTTCTTCTAATAAATTGGGAATGTCTTCGTTGCGTCCAAGCACACGATAGCTTCTTAACAGCATAACATAATCCTGTCGGCTCCCGTCTCCGCCCTTTATGCGGCCTTCAAGCCGCCCAACCATCTTGGTGACATCCGGTTGCCCGTTCTCGTCCAGGAGCGCGTTAAATGGAGATGGCATTTCTGCGTCTTCTGCAATTGGAATACGCCCATCATCATGGGGTGAAATATCTAAGTTAATATCACTCAATGACGCGTACTGACTAACTCCAACTGCAAGAGGTGTACAAATGATTACAAGCCCAAGAATTGATAGCTTTAACCATCTATTTGTTGAACCAAAACGGTATGGTAAATGGCTAAATCGATGGTTTCGGGCATTCTCTAGCGCATGTTCTGCATCTTTATATAGAATATTACTTACTGATTTGTGCTCTTCACTATCAATTCGCCCTTCTTGGAAAGCGTGGTCATTCTCTCTTATTAAATTAAGTAAACGATTTTTTTCATGCACCCATCTAGCGCTCGGATCTAATACTTCTAACCCAACACCAAGGTCTCTATGTTTAGTTCGCAAGAACGGCATAGATAAGAGAAACAGTAGACTAGATAGTAATAGGAAAATTAGAATCCAAATCATGTTTAAACCTCCATCTCATCTAGGCGTTGCTCGTCAAGCACATCTTTTTGACTAGGAGGATCGCGATGCATTGCTTTAATCAATCGGTAAGCAATGAAAATGAACAAAAAGCCAAACCCAAACGGAAGAACCCACAGGAATAGACTGGGGCCATTTGTAGCCGGCTCTAGCAAAACATAGTCTCCATAACGGTCACGAAAAAACAGGATGATGGCATCATCAGTTGCCCCAGCTTCAATTTGTTCGCGCAGAAGAAACAACATTTCCTGTGCTATTGAGGCCTGGCTGTCCAGTATGTTCTCACTTTGACATACAGGGCACCGGAGAATTGAAGCGAGCTCACGTACTCGAGGCTCATTCTTATTTTCTGTCACGAGTTGTTGGCCACCTGCATGAACAGTCAGCAAGATACCTAACAAAATTGCTATTATGACTCTCATGGTTTTACCCCAATTTTGGGTAAAATTTCTTGCAGAACTCGCCTATTCAAAGGTCCAGTGTGACGCCATTGAACTATACCATCTTCATCTACAAAAAATGTTTCCGGCATGCCATATACGCCAAAATCTATACTTGTGCGGCCACGCGGATCGATGCCAGACGAATAGGGAAGTTGACCCTGAGTGCTAAGAAATTGTAGCGCGTTATTATTGGTGTCACGCGAGTTTACGCCAACCATGACGAATTCTTTCGTGTTATTTGCCTTACTACCAAGCCAGATAAGTTCATCATGTTCCTGCCTGCAGCTTGTGCACCACGAGGCCCAGAAGTTGATAATAAAGGGCTTACCAAGATAGTCTTCAGTTTTCACTAGACCTGTTTTTGTGAGCATCGGAAGTGAAAAGCCTGGAACCTCACGACCGATGAGAGCCGATGGCAAATAAGAAGGGTCCCGTGTCAAACCAACAGCAAATAGAACCAGCAAACTTACTGCAGAACCAGCGAGAACTACACGCCAATTTAGGATATATGATTGCTTTCTGGTTGCGCAGGTCATTCAGCTGGCACCTCAACACTTTTGGGTAAGTGTACATTAGGCTTACGAAAGGCGACTGATTGTGTGAGTGATAGCATGCTACCCGCAAGCACGATCATCCAACCGAGCCAAATCCATATAATTAACGGGTTCCAAAATATTCGCGCTGTTATTCCTCCGCTTTCAGATTCATTGCCCATGACCATGTATAAATCCCCGCTGAAGAAACTATGTATCGCGATCTCCGTTGTTGTCATATTTCGAATTTTATAAAATCGCTTCTGGGGCTGCATCACAAAAAGCAAGTTCCCGTTTTGCGAGACACTGAATTCTGCTACGCGGCCTTGAAAATTTTCGCCGTCCGTATCCGCCAGATTTCGCAGAGTCACCGTGAAATCTGAAATTTCAGTACTTTGTCCGATGTTTAAGAAAACTGTTTTTGTAGACTGGAAAAGACCGGAACCAATCATACCAGCTGCAATTAGCACGATACCAAAATGAACAATCAGGCTTCCCATTCGTCGCCGGCTATTCGTCAGTGTTTCATAAATAGAAAGCCACAAGCTAATGCTCTTCAGGCGTTTTCGTGTTGAAACAGCGATTGATATATCTCTGACAATGCAGGCTGCAGCGAAACCAACAGCAAAAGTTGCGAGAACTGTAATAGTGCGTGCAGCGGGCAAAAACATGCATGCAATAGCTAAGATAGAACCAAAAATTAGTTGCTTATATGATATGCGCCATAACCTTTTAAGTGTCATACCACGCCAAGGAATGGATGGCCCGAGCGCCATCAAAAACATAAGCGCGACCATGACTGGCAAAATAACTATGTTGTAATATGGTGCGCCAACGGATACTTTCTGGTCAGAGACAACCTCAAGGAAAAGCGGATAAATTGTACCGATAAATACGCATGTTGCTGTGAGTAACAGCAAGATACTATTGATCAGAATTCCGCTCTCGCGCGAAATTAGTTTTTCGACAATTGCTTCACTTTCAAGGAGCTGACTGCGCCAAATAATAAGGCCATAGCTGACGACCATGGCGACTGCCAAGAAGATCAACATGTAAGTGCCGCGTCCAGGGTCCACTGCGAACGAGTGCACAGACGTTAAAACACCTGAACGAACCAGAAAAGTTCCAAGTAATGTTAAAAGAAATGTTGTGGTAACAAGGAATACGTTCCAAGTTCGAAACATATGCCGTTTCTCTTGAACCATCATGGAATGCACAAGGGCTGTTGCAGTCAGCCATGGCATAAGGGAAGCATTTTCTACTGGGTCCCATGCCCAATAGCCTCCCCATCCCAATTCGTAGTAGGCCCAATAACCACCAAAAATAATCCCGGAGGTAAGGGCTGCCCAAGAAAACAAAACCCAACGGCGGACTGCCACGACCCACTCTATTCCGCTATACCCGCGGATCAAAGCGGCAATGGCAAATGCAAATGGAACTGTAAAACCAACATAGCCCAGATAAAGTACAGGTGGATGAAACGCTAAACCGGGGTCCTGCAAGAGTGGGTTCAAGTCCTGACCATTTAATGGGGTAGGAGTGAGCGTGAGGAATGGATTTGAAAGAAAAATAATGAAAATTAAAAACCCAATTTGAACCGCACTAAATGTTGCAATAATCAAAGGCATAGAGAGTGGGAAATTTCTCCAATGAACACAGATCGCACTGAAAGAAAATACCGCCAAATACAACGCCCAGAGAAGTAGGGAACCTTCATGCGCGCTCCAAAGTGCAGAAACTTTGTAGAGCATAGGCAGGTTCAAATTGCTATTTTGTGCAACATAGGCTGCTGAGAAATCATTTGTGATAAATGCTCGAAAGAGAACCAAAACTCCAAACAACACCAATGCAGTATGAATACCCATGGCATTTCTTGCGGAAATCAGCGCAGAAAGATTTCGAGTGCGCTCTGCAACAGTTGCTACGATAAAAGCATAGATTGACAATATCAGCGCTAAAGATACAGCAAGTTGGCCAAGTTTTAGATAACTGATGTCCATCACTTTTCCAGCCCTCTCAAACAGTCATCAATTCCTGATATGGAGCTTTCTATCTTGGCTTCGCTTATCGCGGCATACCCCATAACAACAGTTTGTGAAAATGACTTGTTTTGCTTGGATATCCAGGCCCCGCCGGTCTCGGGTCTATATATGCCAATGCCATTTAGTAATGCGGACTTCTCCAACAAAGAAGGACTGCCGTATTTAGCTGGTAAAGACCATGATATATGTATACCGGCTGTTTCGCCAACGATCTGACAATCGCCAAATAGGTTATGAAGACCAGAAACAAGGCAATCACGACGCTTCATATAAGCTGTTCGTATTCGCCTGAGATGACGGCGGTAGCCGCCGCTATGGATGAACTCAGCCATTGCAGCCTGTTTCATCCAGCCAGTACCATTGCTAATAAGCTGTTTCCAATCCCGTAGTGGATGCATGATCTTTGGATTGGCTATTAAGTAGCCTAACCGGAGTGCAGGACCGAAAGATTTAGAAAAGGTGCCGAGATAGATAACACGCCCTGTTTGATCCAGCCCCCTCAACGAGGTCAGAGGCGCTCCATCGTAACGAAATTCTCCGTCATAATCATCTTCTACAATATAGCTCCCGGTCTTTCTTGCCCATTCTAACAAGAGAAATCTTCGCTCAAGGGAAAGCGTTGAACCAATTGGATATTGGTGAGATGGCGTTACATAGACAATCCATTTACCTGTTTTGGGCAACTCATCGATTTTGATGCCTTGATTATCGACTTGCACTCCTTTGCTTGCGTAGCCCATCGCAGTAAACAGAGCCAGCGCTCCAAGGTAACATGGGTCTTCGTGCAAAAACCCATATCCTTTGTCTTTGAAGGCCATTGCAAGCAATGTCAGACCATCCTGCGTACCACTTGTAATCAATACGTTATCAAAATTGGTGGATATACCACGAGATGGGCCTACATGATCTGATACCGCGGCGCGCAATGTCTCCAGTCCCTCAGGGCCTCCATAAACCGACATAGAATCGGTTTGATGTCGCAGTTTGGTTTCAACAATTTTACGCCATTCACTCTTCGGAAATAGTTTTGACTCCGTCCTGCCAATCCAGAAATCAGCCTTGAGCCGCCGACCGTCCGCCCTTTCATGCTTATGAACCAGAAGGCGATCTATCGGACTAGTTTCATCATCATTCTCGCTGGCAAGAACCCTCTCACCTCCGACGGTGTTTCCTCTTTGTGAGCTCATGGCAGCTTCAGGCAGTATTGAGCTTACAAAAGTTCCGACATTGGCTTGAGTTTCAATATACCCTTCCGCATATAATCTTTCATAGGCTAACACGACAGTATTTCGCGAAACTCCAAGCTGCTCGCTAAGTACTCTCGTTCCAGGTACAGCATCACCGCTTCGCAATCTGCCCTCAAGAATCATCGCGCGAAGCTCTTGAAAGACTTGCGTTTGAAGTGTTCGTTTATCATCCGGATTTAGTGCTAAAACAACTGGCATCTTTTCCCCCCCGGATCTACTATAACTTAACATGCGACAATATGCATGGTGCCGGCTCCTCTCTTATTGTTGAGTCCGGCTCTAGTATTTGTATTTCGAAATAAGGAATCTACACGCATCAAACCAAAGTTTGGGAAAGATTAAACTGGTAGTAATTTATAAACCCAGTAGCCGCCCGCCTGAAACACTAGTTTAGTCCCTGGTGCCAGTCCAACTCTCGCGCCATCAAATGGGAGCAGCAGGCCAATAATCGTCGACTTATCTTTGGCATCAGAGAGAAAGTATACACGTAAGCGCCCATCTGGGATCTTTACTGCGGCATAGGAAGCATAGTTATTTACTGCCTGCCAATCCTTAATCAGACGTGTTAAATCATGAGCATGGGCGTCACCTTGAAAATCCTTCATGGCCACCAGCAGCCTGTCACCCAATTCAGCACCAAGATCAAATATGTCGCGCAAGTGAAGAATAATATAAGTATCTTCATTTGCAGACAGCGCTCTCATTTGCGCAGCACCATAAATATCTTCTGAGACAAGCGCTTCACGAAAGTTCATCCATTGTTCGTTTGATGTTTCATTCTCAAAAACTTTAGGTTGCGCATAAGGAAGAATGGCTGAATCCAACCAGCCGTCTGGCATTTGAGTTGATATAATAGGAGTAACACCCGCCAACGGAACATTTACATCATCCATGATATTTTGAATACGGTTCGATAATTCGGGAAAAGCAAGTACCGTCGCAGTCTTGGGCAAGTATTTTTCAAGCGCTGCAAAAAGTTGAAGTTCTTCCTTTGCATAAATATCTGAGCGGAAAATTGGTTGATTAACGTGACTTTTCCAATTGACTACCAAAGGAGGTTTGCCCTCCATTTCAAGCGCTTCAAATGAT encodes the following:
- a CDS encoding DsbE family thiol:disulfide interchange protein, with amino-acid sequence MTCATRKQSYILNWRVVLAGSAVSLLVLFAVGLTRDPSYLPSALIGREVPGFSLPMLTKTGLVKTEDYLGKPFIINFWASWCTSCRQEHDELIWLGSKANNTKEFVMVGVNSRDTNNNALQFLSTQGQLPYSSGIDPRGRTSIDFGVYGMPETFFVDEDGIVQWRHTGPLNRRVLQEILPKIGVKP
- the hemA gene encoding 5-aminolevulinate synthase, which encodes MRSDLSSRPHLQKVHAQNNGTIYDDHMMSSTNELIAEGRYRHFQEHNRQVGHFPYSEAIIHGEPKEISIWCSNDYLGMGQHPNVRKAMKEAIDLHGAGSGGTRNISGNHGDIIALEHELSILHEKPKALVFGCGYLANQATLSTLGRLLPDCLILSDDQNHASMIQGISASKSEKKIFKHNDIDHLEDLLKEQPKSRCKVIAFESVYSMDGDIGPIAKIIELAKRYNAMTYLDEVHAVGMYGPTGAGVAEREGLNNEIDIIQGTLAKAYGVVGGYIASSSALIDAIRSHASGFIFTSTMPPSIAAGARASIAHLRQSSYEREAMHSAVAYLKKRLTLARIPFLPSESHITPIMIADPRLCKAVADELLSNFDIYVQPINYPTVAKGTERLRVTLSPNHTPVMIDKFVEALHTVWTKFQLPFERNNCKDQAG
- a CDS encoding PLP-dependent aminotransferase family protein, coding for MPVVLALNPDDKRTLQTQVFQELRAMILEGRLRSGDAVPGTRVLSEQLGVSRNTVVLAYERLYAEGYIETQANVGTFVSSILPEAAMSSQRGNTVGGERVLASENDDETSPIDRLLVHKHERADGRRLKADFWIGRTESKLFPKSEWRKIVETKLRHQTDSMSVYGGPEGLETLRAAVSDHVGPSRGISTNFDNVLITSGTQDGLTLLAMAFKDKGYGFLHEDPCYLGALALFTAMGYASKGVQVDNQGIKIDELPKTGKWIVYVTPSHQYPIGSTLSLERRFLLLEWARKTGSYIVEDDYDGEFRYDGAPLTSLRGLDQTGRVIYLGTFSKSFGPALRLGYLIANPKIMHPLRDWKQLISNGTGWMKQAAMAEFIHSGGYRRHLRRIRTAYMKRRDCLVSGLHNLFGDCQIVGETAGIHISWSLPAKYGSPSLLEKSALLNGIGIYRPETGGAWISKQNKSFSQTVVMGYAAISEAKIESSISGIDDCLRGLEK
- a CDS encoding heme lyase CcmF/NrfE family subunit, which produces MDISYLKLGQLAVSLALILSIYAFIVATVAERTRNLSALISARNAMGIHTALVLFGVLVLFRAFITNDFSAAYVAQNSNLNLPMLYKVSALWSAHEGSLLLWALYLAVFSFSAICVHWRNFPLSMPLIIATFSAVQIGFLIFIIFLSNPFLTLTPTPLNGQDLNPLLQDPGLAFHPPVLYLGYVGFTVPFAFAIAALIRGYSGIEWVVAVRRWVLFSWAALTSGIIFGGYWAYYELGWGGYWAWDPVENASLMPWLTATALVHSMMVQEKRHMFRTWNVFLVTTTFLLTLLGTFLVRSGVLTSVHSFAVDPGRGTYMLIFLAVAMVVSYGLIIWRSQLLESEAIVEKLISRESGILINSILLLLTATCVFIGTIYPLFLEVVSDQKVSVGAPYYNIVILPVMVALMFLMALGPSIPWRGMTLKRLWRISYKQLIFGSILAIACMFLPAARTITVLATFAVGFAAACIVRDISIAVSTRKRLKSISLWLSIYETLTNSRRRMGSLIVHFGIVLIAAGMIGSGLFQSTKTVFLNIGQSTEISDFTVTLRNLADTDGENFQGRVAEFSVSQNGNLLFVMQPQKRFYKIRNMTTTEIAIHSFFSGDLYMVMGNESESGGITARIFWNPLIIWIWLGWMIVLAGSMLSLTQSVAFRKPNVHLPKSVEVPAE
- a CDS encoding cytochrome c-type biogenesis protein, with the protein product MRVIIAILLGILLTVHAGGQQLVTENKNEPRVRELASILRCPVCQSENILDSQASIAQEMLFLLREQIEAGATDDAIILFFRDRYGDYVLLEPATNGPSLFLWVLPFGFGFLFIFIAYRLIKAMHRDPPSQKDVLDEQRLDEMEV
- a CDS encoding hydroxylamine oxidation protein HaoB produces the protein MVLLTASHERTSIAKHSLRRSHIATVTILGLASIILISWFFLHQANEKPIESPRLELADDADISEETKELSKLLLGGTIKRYDLKMDGIRAAITSFEALEMEGKPPLVVNWKSHVNQPIFRSDIYAKEELQLFAALEKYLPKTATVLAFPELSNRIQNIMDDVNVPLAGVTPIISTQMPDGWLDSAILPYAQPKVFENETSNEQWMNFREALVSEDIYGAAQMRALSANEDTYIILHLRDIFDLGAELGDRLLVAMKDFQGDAHAHDLTRLIKDWQAVNNYASYAAVKIPDGRLRVYFLSDAKDKSTIIGLLLPFDGARVGLAPGTKLVFQAGGYWVYKLLPV